In Bacillus toyonensis BCT-7112, a single window of DNA contains:
- a CDS encoding CPBP family intramembrane glutamic endopeptidase has translation MILHAKSFHNMDKVQRAKKGLQLFLSILFIISILLNVVIMITKSMPLIVVYMFTPAISSILTRIILREGFKDVSFSLDNLKIWKGIALALIIPMIICGITYSIAWFSGFARFQLPQGGMLEPIYNILGLQYLPIPLRFIFIVVLSGILGSLLNLIPVMGEEMGWRGYMLTRLVDAEFSHPILIGGLIWATWHVPIVIVGLYVEGTSVFHSVLGIYFCIVPFSYITAYLRLITGSVWPSVIIHTTWNAIIQGPFARATTGYQLEIWIGESGLITALIISITAIIVYRIIRFTKHV, from the coding sequence TTGTTCATTATTTCTATTCTTTTAAATGTAGTAATAATGATTACGAAAAGCATGCCGCTAATTGTGGTATATATGTTTACTCCTGCAATTTCTTCTATTCTAACTCGTATCATACTGCGAGAAGGCTTTAAAGATGTATCTTTTAGTCTAGATAACTTAAAGATATGGAAGGGGATTGCTTTGGCCCTGATAATACCTATGATAATATGTGGAATTACATATTCGATTGCCTGGTTTAGCGGATTTGCGAGGTTTCAGCTCCCACAAGGTGGTATGCTAGAACCTATCTACAATATACTTGGACTTCAGTATCTACCGATACCATTACGTTTCATTTTTATAGTAGTATTGAGCGGAATTTTAGGAAGCTTGCTTAACTTAATCCCAGTTATGGGAGAAGAGATGGGTTGGCGGGGTTATATGCTCACAAGGCTAGTCGATGCGGAATTTTCACATCCAATCCTTATTGGTGGATTAATATGGGCAACATGGCATGTCCCAATTGTTATTGTTGGTCTATATGTAGAGGGAACATCTGTCTTTCACTCTGTACTTGGCATCTATTTTTGTATTGTACCATTCAGTTATATTACAGCTTATTTACGACTTATCACAGGTAGTGTTTGGCCGTCGGTTATCATCCACACCACTTGGAATGCTATTATTCAAGGGCCTTTTGCACGTGCAACTACAGGATATCAATTAGAGATTTGGATTGGAGAATCTGGCTTGATAACCGCTCTTATTATTTCGATTACTGCAATAATTGTGTATCGGATCATAAGGTTTACTAAACATGTATAA
- the topB gene encoding DNA topoisomerase III encodes MKLIIAEKPDQGLALVSQFKYRRKDGYLEVEANELFPNGAYCTWAIGHLTQLCNPEHYHAEWKKWSLNTLPMIPERFQFEVTKSKYKQFNVVKQLLHNPGVTEIIHAGDAGREGELIVRNIINLCNVQKPMKRLWISSLTKQAIYQGFKNLLDEADTINTYYEAYTRSCADWVVGMNASRVFSILLKKKGMNDVFSAGRVQTPTLALIVKREKEIEDFKSEPFWEVFATFNIEGKKYDGKWEKDNESRLKDPDMANKIAAFCQGKPAEVKEMKTERKEFQPPLLFNLSALQATANKAFKFSPKKTLDITQALYQKGIVSYPRSDSNYVTQGEAATFPDILQKLSQFDEYKGLLPAPVESIMNNKRYVNEKKVTDHYAIIPTEQVTNPSKLSGDEKKIYDMIVRRLIAAHYEVAIFDYTTITTLVDERAAFISKGKQQIQEGWRKVIFQDDKDDETILPIVAEGDQGKVVKVKVKEGKTQPPKRYTEGQLITLMKTAGKYLENEELEKVLKKTEGLGTEATRAGIITMLKDRKYIDVQKNQVYATDKGKVLITAIGDKILASPEMTAKWEQRLAEIGEGTASPATFMEQTKKLSAKIIEDAVEMSEKWDFTGLHVESIERKGSKFTTGKKVGSCKKCDGDVIDKSTFYGCSNYNTTQCDFTISKKILSKTISQKNMTKLLKGEKTDLIKGFKKGEKTFDAKLEWKDNKINFVFEN; translated from the coding sequence ATGAAATTAATTATTGCCGAGAAACCAGATCAAGGTTTGGCTCTTGTTTCACAGTTTAAATATCGCCGAAAAGATGGATATTTAGAAGTAGAAGCAAATGAGTTATTTCCAAATGGAGCGTACTGTACATGGGCAATTGGTCATTTGACGCAGTTATGTAATCCAGAACATTATCATGCGGAGTGGAAAAAATGGTCACTTAATACGTTACCGATGATTCCAGAACGTTTTCAATTTGAAGTAACAAAGTCAAAATATAAGCAATTTAATGTAGTGAAACAGCTGTTACATAATCCGGGGGTAACAGAAATTATTCACGCAGGCGATGCTGGGCGCGAAGGGGAATTAATTGTACGAAACATTATTAATCTTTGTAACGTGCAAAAGCCGATGAAACGTCTTTGGATTTCATCTTTAACGAAGCAAGCCATTTATCAAGGATTTAAAAATTTACTAGATGAAGCAGATACGATTAATACGTATTACGAAGCATATACAAGATCTTGCGCCGACTGGGTTGTTGGTATGAATGCATCGCGTGTTTTTAGCATTTTGCTAAAGAAAAAGGGAATGAATGATGTGTTTTCCGCCGGACGTGTACAAACACCGACACTCGCATTAATCGTAAAGCGTGAGAAAGAAATTGAAGACTTTAAGTCAGAGCCGTTTTGGGAAGTGTTCGCAACCTTTAATATTGAAGGGAAGAAATATGATGGGAAATGGGAGAAGGATAATGAATCCCGCTTAAAAGACCCTGATATGGCGAATAAAATTGCGGCTTTTTGTCAAGGGAAACCGGCAGAAGTGAAAGAAATGAAAACGGAGCGTAAAGAGTTTCAGCCGCCGCTTTTATTTAATTTATCAGCACTGCAAGCGACAGCAAATAAAGCTTTTAAATTTTCGCCGAAAAAGACGCTTGATATAACGCAAGCACTATATCAAAAAGGGATAGTTTCTTATCCACGTTCGGATTCTAACTATGTTACACAAGGAGAAGCAGCGACGTTCCCTGATATTTTACAGAAATTAAGTCAGTTTGATGAATATAAAGGTTTATTACCGGCTCCGGTTGAATCGATTATGAACAATAAGCGTTATGTGAATGAAAAGAAAGTTACAGATCACTACGCAATTATACCGACAGAACAAGTTACCAATCCAAGCAAATTATCAGGCGATGAAAAGAAAATTTACGATATGATCGTAAGACGACTTATTGCGGCGCATTATGAAGTAGCAATCTTTGACTACACAACAATTACAACTCTTGTAGACGAACGTGCTGCGTTCATTTCGAAAGGAAAACAGCAAATACAAGAAGGTTGGCGTAAAGTTATTTTCCAAGACGATAAAGATGACGAAACGATTCTTCCAATTGTAGCTGAAGGTGACCAAGGAAAAGTTGTAAAGGTGAAAGTGAAAGAAGGAAAAACACAGCCACCGAAGCGTTATACAGAAGGACAACTTATTACGTTAATGAAAACGGCAGGTAAGTATTTAGAGAATGAAGAGCTGGAGAAAGTATTAAAGAAAACAGAAGGTTTAGGTACGGAAGCGACTCGTGCCGGCATCATTACGATGCTGAAAGACCGTAAATATATAGATGTGCAGAAAAACCAAGTGTATGCGACTGATAAGGGAAAAGTATTAATTACAGCAATCGGCGACAAAATACTAGCTTCACCGGAAATGACTGCAAAATGGGAACAACGTCTTGCAGAGATCGGAGAAGGTACCGCTTCACCAGCTACATTTATGGAACAAACGAAAAAGCTATCAGCTAAAATTATTGAAGATGCGGTAGAAATGTCGGAGAAATGGGATTTCACTGGATTACATGTTGAATCGATTGAGCGAAAAGGATCAAAATTTACGACAGGTAAAAAGGTTGGAAGTTGTAAAAAATGCGATGGTGATGTAATTGATAAATCTACGTTTTACGGTTGTTCCAATTACAATACAACACAATGTGACTTTACCATCTCGAAGAAAATATTAAGTAAAACAATTTCGCAAAAGAATATGACAA